One Mya arenaria isolate MELC-2E11 chromosome 5, ASM2691426v1 genomic window carries:
- the LOC128233726 gene encoding uncharacterized protein LOC128233726 isoform X1 has protein sequence MDDKVGFVFIGILHFALQCGCSDVFLSADRQFVMEYSALTLTCSTLNDCRYVDFFKNHKLAGRIGYIENKCSQIIFEPVSRCSCLNSTTYTCTTNPLNRLNYSDIWSCVSSSHQSVGTKSKNDITIDVRVPIASVSISPQQNNSVTINEGDVLQLTCETSNGLPAANISWYLENKTDRVNVDDRILNASKREVNENVDRTKSVQSTLTHTVTREEDGMDVYCNASNVEYIRVSSKAIHLNIQYHPGTPSLRFVTTNANITTSRILVIRNEEVSIACTADGNPPPSYTWSTGYVGQIITTTFDSDTNLTCEVSTTLFPIGDDSTKAAVDSMVAVNVLYPPDILALWVNTTCMQNYPIKQKVLRVLEHDRLRVECFAAGNPEPTCQWTNHSQSRTLDILKATKEDAGAYVCHAFNTMKTSYGSLEVGRNVSSFHLDILYPPNITNLNRSVEVLEGVNFNLTCEAEPGNSNVTSYYWTSTYLPGINTSDQYLIIQNISRTNEGIFTCFAQNIMQRTGCTEITGSDVKNVTIDVQYKASIMTFTVMNTTRTTVQHGDEVNFYCEVDSDPPALISILSANGSIIKHIYGKNQLNYTKNSSCLTDIGPFTCVSENKHNRKQPDRRNVTVDVKCSPLYRPNYSPKQTFKTRPGNKVELIFSVFSNPPPTYFMWTKVSNHMQIPIFSTASGRVIINSTDNMSTALIITNVTSWDYGNYSVRVENEIGYKIETFYIIEDVQSTIADTPQNDKRNGSKYIIAIVGSVCGIAVVVSLLRLWWLKRSKGTPIHDTNTLQLLRDTRHDSGRMETIFDNVLPINDETPKYEEEKNIYANIQINDAFGKYSTIKTLRDTLRQLKLDPSPLFKQFYTLQMGLKYDTKDALKPNNVAKNRYRSVYPYDASRVVLPFLRGDPDSDFINASYIDGYSKPRKYIAAQGPLENTISDTWRMIHSEDIKIIVMVTNLLETVKIKCSKYWPDERATYGKCNVKLDQVEQYADFAIRHFTYSMDGTRFERQLIQFHYTSWPATALSLVQFWRKVRQSEFVENTPWMVHCSAGVGMTGTFIALDYLYDQGKVDEKLNVPETVNVLREQRVCMVQTKEQYLYLHEAILELLDPVGLIFTPESSMRFQSTVTEDRKLIKEFKAITDSIVNVTTVENDNDFDRMPDGQLPENKCKSIDMNVIPDDLFRPLISSGNDFINAVYIPTYRESEKYIVTQFPLQNTTVDFVRLLWDHNIRDVVLLDQDDEKRHCYWPGNKSVLCFGPFVISPLSVDKANNCISRRINISLAEKHQSKQTVVHQFTAWPGNVNLCERTTLTEFLQTVSMIAGPVVVQCHDGYSRSGLFAALLCIVDRIKTDKEVAIAETVRLVKYRRQAAVADVEQYQFCREVVFEYLKNRGGKLEDSENQEYVNMTFPKFL, from the exons ATGGACGACAAGGTTGGATTTGTGTTTATAGGCATTTTACACTTTGCTCTTCAATGCG GGTGTTCAGATGTCTTCTTGTCAGCTGACCGTCAATTTGTCATGGAATATTCGGCGCTGACTCTAACGTGTTCAACATTGAATGATTGCCGTTAtgttgatttctttaaaaatcataaaCTCGCAGGTAGAATTGgatatattgaaaacaagtgTTCTCAAATCATATTCGAGCCCGTCTCCAGATGTTCTTGTTTGAACTCCACAACCTATACATGTACCACTAACCCTCTAAACAGACTTAACTACAGTGATATTTGGAGTTGCGTATCTTCATCACATCAATCGGTAGGAACGAAAAGCAAAAATGACATAACCATTGATGTCAGAG TACCAATCGCAAGTGTTTCCATAAGTCCACAACAGAACAACTCGGTGACAATAAACGAAGGTGATGTACTTCAGTTAACATGCGAGACATCAAATGGTTTACCAGCTGCAAATATCAGTTGGTACCTGGAAAATAAGACGGATAGAGTCAATGTCGATGATCGTATTTTAAATGCTTCAAAACGAgaagttaatgaaaatgttgatcGAACTAAATCCGTACAGAGCACTCTGACCCATACTGTCACTAGGGAAGAAGACGGCATGGATGTGTATTGCAATGCAAGTAATGTGGAATATATCCGAGTATCAAGCAAGGCGATTCATCTAAATATTCAAT ATCACCCAGGCACTCCTTCCTTGAGATTTGTAACGACAAACGCGAATATTACAACAAGCCGCATTTTGGTAATACGGAATGAAGAGGTTAGCATTGCTTGTACCGCTGACGGAAACCCACCTCCATCTTACACGTGGTCAACGGGCTATGTGGGGCAAATCATCACTACAACATTTGACAGTGATACCAACCTTACGTGCGAAGTTTCAACTACATTATTCCCAATTGGTGATGATAGTACAAAAGCTGCGGTTGATTCAATGGTTGCAGTAAATGTATTGT atccCCCAGATATTCTTGCTCTTTGGGTTAATACGACGTGCATGCAAAACTATcctataaaacaaaaagttcTTCGAGTACTAGAACATGACCGACTTAGAGTGGAATGTTTTGCTGCTGGAAATCCGGAACCGACTTGCCAATGGACTAATCATTCACAATCGCGTACACTCGATATTTTAAAGGCCACCAAAGAAGATGCAGGAGCCTACGTTTGCCATGCTTTcaacacaatgaaaacatcaTACGGAAGTTTAGAGGTGGGACGAAATGTTTCATCGTTTCATCTTGATATATTGT ATCCACCAAACATAACAAACCTCAACCGATCTGTTGAGGTCCTTGAAGGTGTTAACTTTAATTTGACTTGTGAAGCGGAGCCGGGAAATTCAAATGTTACATCATATTATTGGACAAGTACATACCTGCCAGGAATAAATACATCTGACCAATACCTgatcatacaaaatatttctcGAACCAATGAAGGCATATTTACATGTTTCGCACAAAACATAATGCAACGGACTGGATGTACGGAAATTACCGGAAGTGATGTGAAAAATGTTACCATCGATGTCCAAT ATAAGGCTTCAATTATGACGTTTACTGTTATGAATACTACGAGAACTACAGTTCAACATGGTGATGAAGTAAACTTCTATTGTGAGGTAGATAGTGATCCACCTGCTTTGATCAGCATATTATCAGCAAACGGATCGATTATAAAACACATCTATgggaaaaatcaattaaattacaCCAAGAACAGTTCATGCTTAACAGACATCGGTCCTTTTACGTGTGTCTCTGAAAACAAGCACAACCGTAAGCAACCTGACAGAAGAAACGTCACAGTAGATGTGAAAT GCTCACCATTATATCGACCGAATTACTCcccaaaacaaacttttaaaactagACCAGGAAATAAGGTAGAACTTATTTTCAGTGTATTTTCAAACCCTCCTCCAACTTATTTCATGTGGACAAAGGTTTCAAACCATATGCAAATTCCAATATTCTCAACAGCATCTGGCAGAGTTATTATCAACTCTACAGATAACATGTCAACTGCGCTCATTATAACAAACGTAACATCCTGGGACTACGGCAATTATTCTGTAAGGGTTGAGAACGAAATTGGCTACAAGATCGAAACGTTTTACATTATTGAAGACG TTCAATCTACTATTGCTGACACACCACAAAATGATAAGAGGAATGGAAGTAAATACATAATTGCAATTGTCGGTAGTGTTTGCGGTATAGCTGTTGTAGTTTCACTTCTCCGTTTATGGTGGCTGAAACGTAGTAAAG GCACACCAATTCATGACACCAACACATTACAACT GTTACGAGATACCCGTCATGACAGTGGAAGGATGGAGACAATTTTTGACAACGTTTTACCAATTAATGATGAAACTCCAAAgtatgaagaagaaaaaaacatatacgcAAATATACAGATAAATGATGCTTTTGGGAAGTattcaacaattaaaacactACGGGATACTCTACGACAGCTAAAACTAGATCCTTCacctttgtttaaacaattttat ACATTGCAAATGGGTCTTAAATACGACACAAAAGACGCATTAAAGCCAAACAATGTTGCAAAAAACAGATACAGAAGTGTCTACCCAT ATGATGCTAGTAGAGTGGTCCTTCCCTTCTTAAGAGGGGATCCAGACTCTGATTTCATAAACGCAAGTTATATCGAT gGATACAGTAAACCAAGGAAATATATAGCTGCCCAAG GACCTCTCGAAAATACAATCAGCGATACCTGGAGAATGATTCATTCAGAGGatattaaaatcattgttaTGGTTACAAATCTTCTTGAAACTGTCAAG ataaaatgttcaaaatactgGCCAGATGAGCGGGCTACATACGGAAAGTGTAACGTCAAACTTGATCAAGTTGAACAGTATGCTGATTTTGCTATTAGACATTTCACCTACAGCATG GACGGAACAAGATTCGAACGACAATTGATCCAGTTTCATTACACATCATGGCCAGCGACGGCTTTGTCTTTAGTGCAGTTTTGGAGAAAAGTGAGACAGAGTGAATTTGTGGAAAACACACCCTGGATGGTGCATTGCAG TGCCGGCGTAGGAATGACAGGGACCTTCATTGCCTTAGACTATCTCTATGACCAAGGAAAGGTTGATGAGAAACTGAATGTTCCAGAAACTGTGAATGTTCTAAGAGAGCAACGAGTATGCATGGTTCAGACAAAG GAGCAGTATCTCTACCTTCATGAAGCTATTTTGGAACTGCTAGACCCCGTTGGACTGATTTTTACTCCGGAAAGTAGCATGAGGTTTCAGTCAACTGTAACAGAAGACAGAAAACTTATCAAAGAGTTCAAA gCAATAACAGATTCAATCGTAAATGTGACAACAGTGGAAAACGATAACGATTTTGACAGAATGCCTGACGGTCAATTACCGGAAAACAAGTGCAAATCAATCGATATGAACGTCATACCAG ATGACTTGTTTAGACCTCTCATTTCGTCTGGAAATGATTTCATAAATGCTGTGTATATTCCG ACGTACAGAGAGAGTGAAAAATACATTGTGACGCAATTTCCATTGCAAAATACAACTGTTGATTTTGTTCGACTTTTGTGGGACCACAACATTCGAGATGTCGTTTTACTGGACCAAGATGACGAAAAG CGGCATTGCTATTGGCCCGGAAACAAGAGTGTACTTTGTTTTGGACCATTTGTCATCAGTCCTTTATCCGTGGATAAGGCGAATAACTGCATTTCGCGAAGGATAAATATATCATTAGCCGAAAAg CATCAAAGCAAACAGACGGTGGTACATCAGTTCACAGCCTGGCCTGGAAATGTAAATCTCTGTGAACGGACGACCTTGACCGAATTCCTCCAGACGGTCAGCATGATTGCAGGACCTGTCGTTGTTCAATGCCA
- the LOC128233726 gene encoding uncharacterized protein LOC128233726 isoform X3, with the protein MDDKVGFVFIGILHFALQCGCSDVFLSADRQFVMEYSALTLTCSTLNDCRYVDFFKNHKLAGRIGYIENKCSQIIFEPVSRCSCLNSTTYTCTTNPLNRLNYSDIWSCVSSSHQSVGTKSKNDITIDVRVPIASVSISPQQNNSVTINEGDVLQLTCETSNGLPAANISWYLENKTDRVNVDDRILNASKREVNENVDRTKSVQSTLTHTVTREEDGMDVYCNASNVEYIRVSSKAIHLNIQYHPGTPSLRFVTTNANITTSRILVIRNEEVSIACTADGNPPPSYTWSTGYVGQIITTTFDSDTNLTCEVSTTLFPIGDDSTKAAVDSMVAVNVLYPPDILALWVNTTCMQNYPIKQKVLRVLEHDRLRVECFAAGNPEPTCQWTNHSQSRTLDILKATKEDAGAYVCHAFNTMKTSYGSLEVGRNVSSFHLDILYPPNITNLNRSVEVLEGVNFNLTCEAEPGNSNVTSYYWTSTYLPGINTSDQYLIIQNISRTNEGIFTCFAQNIMQRTGCTEITGSDVKNVTIDVQYKASIMTFTVMNTTRTTVQHGDEVNFYCEVDSDPPALISILSANGSIIKHIYGKNQLNYTKNSSCLTDIGPFTCVSENKHNRKQPDRRNVTVDVKCSPLYRPNYSPKQTFKTRPGNKVELIFSVFSNPPPTYFMWTKVSNHMQIPIFSTASGRVIINSTDNMSTALIITNVTSWDYGNYSVRVENEIGYKIETFYIIEDVQSTIADTPQNDKRNGSKYIIAIVGSVCGIAVVVSLLRLWWLKRSKGTPIHDTNTLQLLRDTRHDSGRMETIFDNVLPINDETPKYEEEKNIYANIQINDAFGKYSTIKTLRDTLRQLKLDPSPLFKQFYTLQMGLKYDTKDALKPNNVAKNRYRSVYPYDASRVVLPFLRGDPDSDFINASYIDGYSKPRKYIAAQGPLENTISDTWRMIHSEDIKIIVMVTNLLETVKIKCSKYWPDERATYGKCNVKLDQVEQYADFAIRHFTYSMDGTRFERQLIQFHYTSWPATALSLVQFWRKVRQSEFVENTPWMVHCSAGVGMTGTFIALDYLYDQGKVDEKLNVPETVNVLREQRVCMVQTKAITDSIVNVTTVENDNDFDRMPDGQLPENKCKSIDMNVIPDDLFRPLISSGNDFINAVYIPTYRESEKYIVTQFPLQNTTVDFVRLLWDHNIRDVVLLDQDDEKRHCYWPGNKSVLCFGPFVISPLSVDKANNCISRRINISLAEKHQSKQTVVHQFTAWPGNVNLCERTTLTEFLQTVSMIAGPVVVQCHDGYSRSGLFAALLCIVDRIKTDKEVAIAETVRLVKYRRQAAVADVEQYQFCREVVFEYLKNRGGKLEDSENQEYVNMTFPKFL; encoded by the exons ATGGACGACAAGGTTGGATTTGTGTTTATAGGCATTTTACACTTTGCTCTTCAATGCG GGTGTTCAGATGTCTTCTTGTCAGCTGACCGTCAATTTGTCATGGAATATTCGGCGCTGACTCTAACGTGTTCAACATTGAATGATTGCCGTTAtgttgatttctttaaaaatcataaaCTCGCAGGTAGAATTGgatatattgaaaacaagtgTTCTCAAATCATATTCGAGCCCGTCTCCAGATGTTCTTGTTTGAACTCCACAACCTATACATGTACCACTAACCCTCTAAACAGACTTAACTACAGTGATATTTGGAGTTGCGTATCTTCATCACATCAATCGGTAGGAACGAAAAGCAAAAATGACATAACCATTGATGTCAGAG TACCAATCGCAAGTGTTTCCATAAGTCCACAACAGAACAACTCGGTGACAATAAACGAAGGTGATGTACTTCAGTTAACATGCGAGACATCAAATGGTTTACCAGCTGCAAATATCAGTTGGTACCTGGAAAATAAGACGGATAGAGTCAATGTCGATGATCGTATTTTAAATGCTTCAAAACGAgaagttaatgaaaatgttgatcGAACTAAATCCGTACAGAGCACTCTGACCCATACTGTCACTAGGGAAGAAGACGGCATGGATGTGTATTGCAATGCAAGTAATGTGGAATATATCCGAGTATCAAGCAAGGCGATTCATCTAAATATTCAAT ATCACCCAGGCACTCCTTCCTTGAGATTTGTAACGACAAACGCGAATATTACAACAAGCCGCATTTTGGTAATACGGAATGAAGAGGTTAGCATTGCTTGTACCGCTGACGGAAACCCACCTCCATCTTACACGTGGTCAACGGGCTATGTGGGGCAAATCATCACTACAACATTTGACAGTGATACCAACCTTACGTGCGAAGTTTCAACTACATTATTCCCAATTGGTGATGATAGTACAAAAGCTGCGGTTGATTCAATGGTTGCAGTAAATGTATTGT atccCCCAGATATTCTTGCTCTTTGGGTTAATACGACGTGCATGCAAAACTATcctataaaacaaaaagttcTTCGAGTACTAGAACATGACCGACTTAGAGTGGAATGTTTTGCTGCTGGAAATCCGGAACCGACTTGCCAATGGACTAATCATTCACAATCGCGTACACTCGATATTTTAAAGGCCACCAAAGAAGATGCAGGAGCCTACGTTTGCCATGCTTTcaacacaatgaaaacatcaTACGGAAGTTTAGAGGTGGGACGAAATGTTTCATCGTTTCATCTTGATATATTGT ATCCACCAAACATAACAAACCTCAACCGATCTGTTGAGGTCCTTGAAGGTGTTAACTTTAATTTGACTTGTGAAGCGGAGCCGGGAAATTCAAATGTTACATCATATTATTGGACAAGTACATACCTGCCAGGAATAAATACATCTGACCAATACCTgatcatacaaaatatttctcGAACCAATGAAGGCATATTTACATGTTTCGCACAAAACATAATGCAACGGACTGGATGTACGGAAATTACCGGAAGTGATGTGAAAAATGTTACCATCGATGTCCAAT ATAAGGCTTCAATTATGACGTTTACTGTTATGAATACTACGAGAACTACAGTTCAACATGGTGATGAAGTAAACTTCTATTGTGAGGTAGATAGTGATCCACCTGCTTTGATCAGCATATTATCAGCAAACGGATCGATTATAAAACACATCTATgggaaaaatcaattaaattacaCCAAGAACAGTTCATGCTTAACAGACATCGGTCCTTTTACGTGTGTCTCTGAAAACAAGCACAACCGTAAGCAACCTGACAGAAGAAACGTCACAGTAGATGTGAAAT GCTCACCATTATATCGACCGAATTACTCcccaaaacaaacttttaaaactagACCAGGAAATAAGGTAGAACTTATTTTCAGTGTATTTTCAAACCCTCCTCCAACTTATTTCATGTGGACAAAGGTTTCAAACCATATGCAAATTCCAATATTCTCAACAGCATCTGGCAGAGTTATTATCAACTCTACAGATAACATGTCAACTGCGCTCATTATAACAAACGTAACATCCTGGGACTACGGCAATTATTCTGTAAGGGTTGAGAACGAAATTGGCTACAAGATCGAAACGTTTTACATTATTGAAGACG TTCAATCTACTATTGCTGACACACCACAAAATGATAAGAGGAATGGAAGTAAATACATAATTGCAATTGTCGGTAGTGTTTGCGGTATAGCTGTTGTAGTTTCACTTCTCCGTTTATGGTGGCTGAAACGTAGTAAAG GCACACCAATTCATGACACCAACACATTACAACT GTTACGAGATACCCGTCATGACAGTGGAAGGATGGAGACAATTTTTGACAACGTTTTACCAATTAATGATGAAACTCCAAAgtatgaagaagaaaaaaacatatacgcAAATATACAGATAAATGATGCTTTTGGGAAGTattcaacaattaaaacactACGGGATACTCTACGACAGCTAAAACTAGATCCTTCacctttgtttaaacaattttat ACATTGCAAATGGGTCTTAAATACGACACAAAAGACGCATTAAAGCCAAACAATGTTGCAAAAAACAGATACAGAAGTGTCTACCCAT ATGATGCTAGTAGAGTGGTCCTTCCCTTCTTAAGAGGGGATCCAGACTCTGATTTCATAAACGCAAGTTATATCGAT gGATACAGTAAACCAAGGAAATATATAGCTGCCCAAG GACCTCTCGAAAATACAATCAGCGATACCTGGAGAATGATTCATTCAGAGGatattaaaatcattgttaTGGTTACAAATCTTCTTGAAACTGTCAAG ataaaatgttcaaaatactgGCCAGATGAGCGGGCTACATACGGAAAGTGTAACGTCAAACTTGATCAAGTTGAACAGTATGCTGATTTTGCTATTAGACATTTCACCTACAGCATG GACGGAACAAGATTCGAACGACAATTGATCCAGTTTCATTACACATCATGGCCAGCGACGGCTTTGTCTTTAGTGCAGTTTTGGAGAAAAGTGAGACAGAGTGAATTTGTGGAAAACACACCCTGGATGGTGCATTGCAG TGCCGGCGTAGGAATGACAGGGACCTTCATTGCCTTAGACTATCTCTATGACCAAGGAAAGGTTGATGAGAAACTGAATGTTCCAGAAACTGTGAATGTTCTAAGAGAGCAACGAGTATGCATGGTTCAGACAAAG gCAATAACAGATTCAATCGTAAATGTGACAACAGTGGAAAACGATAACGATTTTGACAGAATGCCTGACGGTCAATTACCGGAAAACAAGTGCAAATCAATCGATATGAACGTCATACCAG ATGACTTGTTTAGACCTCTCATTTCGTCTGGAAATGATTTCATAAATGCTGTGTATATTCCG ACGTACAGAGAGAGTGAAAAATACATTGTGACGCAATTTCCATTGCAAAATACAACTGTTGATTTTGTTCGACTTTTGTGGGACCACAACATTCGAGATGTCGTTTTACTGGACCAAGATGACGAAAAG CGGCATTGCTATTGGCCCGGAAACAAGAGTGTACTTTGTTTTGGACCATTTGTCATCAGTCCTTTATCCGTGGATAAGGCGAATAACTGCATTTCGCGAAGGATAAATATATCATTAGCCGAAAAg CATCAAAGCAAACAGACGGTGGTACATCAGTTCACAGCCTGGCCTGGAAATGTAAATCTCTGTGAACGGACGACCTTGACCGAATTCCTCCAGACGGTCAGCATGATTGCAGGACCTGTCGTTGTTCAATGCCA